A window of Phycisphaerales bacterium contains these coding sequences:
- a CDS encoding PilN domain-containing protein — MSNPFRPVAPANSSFLPEDYIARKTESRVNILILSLFMLVMAGVVGAFLVTNQQGKDIRARQMLVNEQFDAEGKKIEQLKALESQRAQMMEKAEITSALIDRVPRWAVLGEVTLRKPMSSTLDSLVIKSTRKDPVVAAPAAAAPAKKPIVKSLTDKVAGAPDPTPEKPKVTAPTFTYAMTISGSADNNSDVADFLKSLKDSPILDKVELTFIREAREKDKEFRKFEISASIRTDINSQVLADSLTSLKAARSAQLQKGSTTPDAKAGPTITDATPKQENNP, encoded by the coding sequence ATGAGCAACCCCTTCCGCCCAGTCGCGCCCGCGAACAGCAGCTTCCTCCCCGAGGACTACATCGCGCGCAAGACCGAGTCCCGCGTCAACATCCTCATCCTCTCGCTTTTCATGCTGGTCATGGCCGGCGTGGTCGGCGCCTTCCTGGTCACCAACCAGCAGGGCAAGGACATCCGCGCCCGCCAGATGCTCGTCAACGAGCAGTTCGACGCCGAGGGCAAGAAGATCGAGCAGCTCAAGGCCCTCGAAAGCCAGCGCGCCCAGATGATGGAGAAGGCCGAGATCACCTCCGCCCTTATCGACCGCGTGCCCCGCTGGGCCGTGCTCGGCGAGGTCACCCTCCGCAAGCCCATGTCCTCCACGCTCGACTCGCTGGTGATCAAGAGCACCCGCAAGGACCCCGTCGTCGCCGCACCCGCCGCGGCCGCGCCCGCCAAGAAGCCCATCGTCAAGAGCCTCACCGACAAGGTCGCCGGCGCCCCCGACCCCACCCCCGAGAAGCCCAAGGTCACCGCCCCCACGTTCACCTACGCCATGACCATCAGCGGCAGCGCCGACAACAACTCCGATGTCGCCGACTTCCTCAAGAGCCTCAAGGACAGCCCCATCCTCGACAAGGTCGAGCTCACCTTCATCCGCGAGGCCAGGGAGAAGGACAAGGAGTTCCGCAAGTTCGAGATCTCCGCAAGCATCAGGACCGACATCAACTCGCAGGTCCTCGCCGACAGCCTGACCAGCCTCAAGGCCGCCCGAAGCGCGCAGCTGCAGAAGGGCAGCACCACGCCCGACGCCAAGGCCGGCCCCACCATCACCGACGCCACTCCCAAGCAGGAGAACAACCCTTGA
- a CDS encoding extracellular solute-binding protein, whose translation MSDRWFNFKRSAAHKLADGRDRWRALPRETQWKIAGGLLAVSGFCMLIAVAVLWRRGSENNQADIPTSVVLYTSADPNIYNPVIARFEQQTGIKVEVQGDTEATKTTGLVQRLINERAKPRADLWWSNEASGTITLAKSGLLDPYVSRQEAEIKGGWPAHLRPTDKMWYGFAQRARVIGYNTNRYTKQTAPTKLRDLTKPQFSGKVGMARPQFGTTRTFIAALLAQSDEKTVREWLQALKDNGLKLYDGNSAVVQALSTGEIVIGLTDSDDIYAGKRENWPVELAFEVPDKPGIKITGLPSHGPLVIPNTVAKIRGNQHPNEATRLADYLLSAEVEEMLATSDARNTPIRPELVKKLGMTEIPSPSAIAPEEVAAMLPAADRLISDLFPLQ comes from the coding sequence ATGAGCGACCGGTGGTTCAACTTCAAGCGCAGCGCCGCCCACAAGCTCGCCGACGGGCGCGACCGCTGGCGGGCACTCCCCCGCGAGACGCAATGGAAGATCGCCGGCGGCCTCCTCGCCGTCTCCGGCTTCTGCATGCTCATCGCCGTCGCCGTCCTCTGGCGCCGCGGCTCCGAGAACAACCAGGCCGACATCCCCACCAGCGTCGTCCTCTACACCTCCGCCGACCCCAACATCTACAACCCCGTCATCGCCCGCTTCGAGCAGCAGACCGGCATCAAGGTCGAGGTCCAGGGCGACACCGAAGCAACCAAAACCACCGGCCTCGTCCAGCGTCTCATCAACGAGCGCGCCAAGCCCCGCGCCGACCTCTGGTGGAGCAACGAGGCCTCCGGCACCATCACCCTCGCCAAGTCCGGCCTGCTCGACCCCTACGTCTCGCGCCAGGAGGCCGAGATCAAGGGCGGCTGGCCCGCCCACCTCCGTCCCACGGACAAGATGTGGTACGGCTTCGCCCAGCGCGCCCGCGTCATCGGTTACAACACCAACCGCTACACCAAGCAGACCGCCCCCACCAAGCTCCGCGACCTCACCAAGCCCCAGTTCTCCGGCAAGGTCGGCATGGCCCGCCCCCAGTTCGGCACCACCCGCACCTTCATCGCCGCGCTGCTCGCCCAGTCCGACGAGAAGACCGTCCGCGAGTGGCTCCAGGCCCTCAAGGACAACGGCCTCAAGCTCTACGACGGCAACTCCGCCGTGGTGCAGGCCCTCTCCACCGGCGAGATCGTCATCGGCCTCACCGACTCCGACGACATCTACGCGGGCAAGCGCGAGAACTGGCCCGTCGAGCTCGCCTTCGAGGTCCCCGACAAGCCCGGCATCAAAATCACCGGCCTCCCCAGCCACGGCCCCCTCGTCATCCCCAACACCGTTGCCAAGATCCGCGGCAACCAGCACCCCAACGAGGCCACCCGCCTCGCCGATTACCTCCTCTCCGCAGAGGTCGAGGAGATGCTCGCCACCAGCGACGCCCGCAACACCCCCATCCGCCCCGAGCTCGTGAAGAAACTCGGCATGACCGAAATCCCCAGCCCCTCCGCAATCGCCCCCGAGGAAGTCGCGGCCATGCTCCCCGCCGCCGACCGTCTCATAAGCGACCTCTTCCCCCTCCAGTGA
- the mqnB gene encoding futalosine hydrolase: MPLAELIQGGKLLIAVAADIEARAVIAATPMHAPDPLPQWQLIPLTATTDLVITGVGKAPAAGAVARVLNASHKLVLSTGIAGTYGHLPLLATIAATHSILADEGVATPTGFDDLTALGFAPSPHGLHIPTDPRALEALRPHCTHTGPIATVSTCSGTDTLARAVSTRTGALAEAMEGAAVALVAERLSVPFAELRVISNTTGDRPNQTWRMREALSTLTSVIGSVLKGV; encoded by the coding sequence ATGCCGCTCGCCGAGCTCATCCAGGGCGGGAAACTCCTGATCGCGGTCGCCGCGGACATCGAAGCCCGCGCCGTCATTGCCGCAACTCCGATGCATGCGCCCGACCCGCTGCCCCAATGGCAGTTGATCCCGCTGACCGCCACCACCGACCTCGTCATCACCGGCGTGGGCAAGGCCCCCGCCGCGGGCGCCGTCGCCCGCGTCCTCAACGCTTCCCACAAGCTCGTCCTCAGCACCGGCATCGCCGGCACCTACGGCCACCTCCCGCTCCTCGCCACCATCGCCGCTACCCACTCCATCCTCGCCGACGAGGGCGTCGCCACCCCCACCGGCTTCGACGACCTCACCGCCCTGGGCTTCGCCCCCTCCCCCCACGGCCTCCACATCCCCACCGACCCCCGCGCCCTCGAAGCTCTCCGCCCCCACTGCACCCACACCGGCCCCATCGCCACCGTCTCCACCTGCTCCGGCACCGACACCCTCGCCCGCGCCGTCAGCACCCGCACCGGCGCCCTCGCCGAGGCCATGGAGGGCGCCGCCGTCGCCCTCGTCGCCGAGCGCCTCAGCGTTCCCTTCGCCGAGCTCCGCGTCATCAGCAACACCACCGGCGACCGGCCGAACCAGACCTGGCGCATGCGCGAGGCGCTGAGCACGCTCACGAGCGTTATCGGGTCTGTGCTCAAAGGCGTCTGA
- a CDS encoding HD domain-containing phosphohydrolase — translation MHPFRKTGPLRIRSRATLIALTVLLQAAVIGLGWLASLHLARADVSARARDRFMEEVSRGVEQFNEQLAKVTAGPLRYSGTGWEAAQSLVETYKMPRGASLVLIDRFGHIVCHPGLRKNPNLRSIDYSDVVITLHPSGEKVSVAGITPGTILTGDTDLLNGNASVAVMYNPTAETRIVAHQSAEAIAALESRLTGGFTIWGAAAGLCVLGVTLLGSIMLVRRYDSILERANERLEHEVERRTQQGLAIRNGVIFGLAKLADSRDSDTGRHLERICQYSEILAEHLLGVHPEIDRPWIERLKLASSMHDIGKVGIPDAILLKPGPFTPEERRLMELHPIIGADTLAAIRQRVGDDDLINMGIQVALSHHERYDGRGYPYRLEGEQIPLAARIVALADVYDALTSARVYKPSLSHAEAAALIRDSRGSHLDPLVVDAFVQAERQFDEARRQLHAGEVTLAPASHAERSAA, via the coding sequence GTGCACCCGTTCCGTAAGACAGGACCCCTGCGCATCCGCAGCCGCGCGACCCTCATCGCGCTCACGGTCCTGCTCCAGGCCGCCGTCATCGGCCTGGGCTGGCTCGCCAGCCTCCACCTCGCCCGCGCCGACGTCTCCGCCCGCGCCCGCGACCGCTTCATGGAAGAAGTCTCCCGCGGCGTCGAGCAGTTCAACGAGCAGCTTGCCAAGGTCACTGCCGGCCCGCTCCGCTACTCGGGCACTGGCTGGGAGGCCGCGCAATCCCTCGTCGAAACCTACAAAATGCCCCGCGGCGCCAGCCTCGTGCTCATCGACCGCTTCGGCCACATCGTCTGCCACCCCGGCCTCCGCAAGAACCCCAACCTCCGCTCCATCGACTACTCGGACGTGGTCATCACCCTTCACCCCAGCGGCGAGAAGGTCTCGGTCGCCGGGATCACGCCCGGCACCATCCTCACCGGCGACACCGACCTGCTCAATGGCAACGCCTCCGTCGCCGTCATGTACAACCCCACCGCCGAGACCAGGATCGTGGCTCACCAGTCCGCCGAGGCGATCGCCGCCCTGGAGTCCCGCCTGACGGGCGGCTTCACGATCTGGGGCGCCGCCGCGGGCCTCTGCGTGCTGGGCGTCACGCTGCTCGGCTCCATCATGCTCGTCCGCCGTTACGACAGCATCCTGGAGCGCGCCAACGAACGCCTCGAGCACGAGGTCGAGCGCCGCACACAGCAGGGTCTCGCCATCCGCAACGGCGTCATCTTCGGCCTCGCCAAGCTCGCCGACTCGCGCGATTCCGATACCGGCCGTCACCTCGAGCGCATCTGCCAGTACAGCGAGATCCTCGCCGAGCACCTCCTGGGCGTGCACCCCGAGATCGACCGCCCCTGGATCGAGCGCCTCAAGCTCGCCAGCTCGATGCACGACATCGGCAAGGTCGGCATCCCCGACGCCATCCTCCTCAAACCCGGGCCCTTCACCCCCGAGGAGCGCCGCCTGATGGAGCTCCACCCCATCATCGGTGCCGACACCCTCGCCGCCATCCGCCAGCGCGTGGGCGACGACGACCTCATCAACATGGGCATCCAGGTCGCCCTCTCCCACCACGAGCGCTACGACGGGCGCGGCTATCCCTATCGCCTTGAAGGCGAGCAGATCCCCTTGGCCGCCCGCATCGTCGCACTCGCCGATGTCTACGACGCCCTCACTTCCGCCCGCGTGTACAAGCCCTCGCTCTCCCACGCCGAGGCCGCGGCCCTCATCCGCGACTCCCGCGGCTCACACCTCGACCCCCTCGTGGTCGACGCCTTCGTCCAGGCCGAGCGCCAGTTCGACGAGGCCCGCCGCCAGTTGCACGCCGGCGAGGTGACGCTCGCGCCCGCCAGCCACGCCGAGCGCTCCGCCGCGTAG
- a CDS encoding ATPase, T2SS/T4P/T4SS family: protein MAKYNIDDILSELGVSDPKARKEAQSSKELQKESADRKHRVDEAEASFSPLPSMPANQRAFGQDAPSTADDPAVKQVKGSSGPAVGPAISEIYTPDAAIEAGANPTLAELLLSRQVVNAEKLTTALSVVKASPNRKLPDVLIEQGADEAGVQSCVAEAAGIPFERIDLIKGLEGGFDGSLVQRLTLEFCKHHMLIPLRTEGSRVIIGTTQADNVFLLDEVRKALGTTGVKIVLVPAFDLKGAFEILGGGKNDEPTDDVNQILSEVSENDVQVEKKSQDEVDLEKIAGESPVIRFANYIIQTAVKEGASDIHIEPAEKKLKVRFRIDGELFEMMNPPVSMGPAIVSRLKIMANLDIAERRLPQDGRIRCTVANRKLDLRMSTLPTGYGEKVVMRILDTRSINVELENLGFDENTYTIWKKQVDAPHGIVLVTGPTGSGKTTTLYASLRQLDKNSMNVCTVEDPIEYHLDGITQTQMHEKIGMTFATALRSLLRQDPDVIMLGEIRDHETAHIAVQAALTGHLVLSTLHTNDAPSSITRLVNIGLEPFLVGAAVNAVLAQRLIRRLCTHCKHLTKPTEEMADFLAMHSFDADEVWSPKGCDRCRNCGYSGRVGIYELLTVDDQLRDIIARNPNVAEFRRLCIERGMVTLRADGMRKVAKGLTTVSEVLRVTEAVH, encoded by the coding sequence GTGGCCAAGTACAACATCGACGACATCCTCAGCGAGCTGGGCGTTAGCGACCCCAAGGCCCGCAAGGAGGCCCAGAGCTCCAAGGAACTCCAGAAGGAGTCCGCCGACCGCAAGCACCGCGTCGATGAGGCCGAGGCCTCGTTCTCTCCCCTGCCCTCCATGCCCGCCAACCAGCGCGCCTTCGGCCAGGACGCGCCCTCCACCGCCGACGACCCCGCGGTGAAGCAGGTGAAGGGCTCCAGCGGCCCCGCCGTGGGCCCCGCTATCAGCGAGATCTACACCCCCGACGCCGCCATCGAGGCCGGCGCCAACCCCACCCTCGCCGAGCTGCTCCTCTCCCGCCAGGTGGTCAACGCCGAGAAGCTCACCACCGCGCTCAGCGTCGTCAAGGCCTCGCCCAACCGCAAGCTGCCCGACGTGCTCATCGAGCAGGGCGCCGACGAAGCCGGCGTGCAGTCCTGCGTCGCCGAGGCCGCGGGGATCCCCTTTGAGCGCATCGACCTCATCAAGGGCCTCGAGGGCGGCTTCGACGGCTCGCTGGTGCAGCGCCTCACCCTCGAGTTCTGCAAGCACCACATGCTCATCCCCCTCCGCACGGAGGGCAGCCGCGTCATCATCGGCACCACGCAGGCCGACAACGTCTTCCTGCTCGACGAGGTCCGCAAGGCCCTGGGCACCACCGGCGTCAAGATCGTCCTCGTCCCCGCCTTCGACCTCAAGGGCGCCTTCGAGATCCTCGGCGGCGGCAAGAACGACGAGCCCACCGACGACGTCAACCAGATCCTCTCCGAGGTCAGCGAGAACGACGTCCAGGTCGAGAAGAAGTCGCAGGACGAGGTGGACCTCGAGAAGATCGCCGGCGAGAGCCCGGTCATCCGCTTCGCCAACTACATCATCCAGACCGCCGTCAAGGAGGGCGCCAGCGATATCCACATCGAGCCCGCCGAGAAGAAGCTCAAGGTCCGATTCCGCATCGACGGCGAGCTCTTCGAGATGATGAACCCGCCCGTCTCCATGGGCCCGGCCATCGTCTCCCGCCTCAAGATCATGGCCAACCTCGATATCGCCGAGCGCCGCCTCCCCCAGGATGGCCGCATCCGCTGCACCGTCGCCAACCGCAAGCTCGACCTCCGCATGTCCACCCTCCCCACCGGCTACGGCGAGAAGGTGGTCATGCGAATCCTCGACACCCGCTCCATCAACGTCGAGCTCGAGAACCTGGGCTTCGACGAGAACACCTACACCATCTGGAAAAAGCAGGTCGACGCCCCCCACGGCATCGTCCTCGTCACCGGCCCCACCGGCTCGGGCAAGACCACCACCCTCTACGCCTCCCTCCGCCAGCTCGACAAGAACTCCATGAACGTCTGCACCGTCGAGGACCCCATCGAGTACCACCTCGACGGCATCACCCAGACGCAGATGCACGAAAAAATCGGCATGACCTTCGCCACGGCCCTGCGCTCCCTCCTCCGCCAGGACCCCGACGTCATCATGCTGGGCGAAATCCGCGACCACGAGACCGCCCACATCGCCGTGCAGGCCGCCCTCACCGGCCACCTCGTCCTCTCCACCCTCCACACCAACGACGCCCCCAGCTCCATCACGCGCCTGGTCAACATCGGCCTGGAGCCCTTCCTTGTCGGCGCCGCCGTCAATGCCGTGCTCGCCCAGCGCCTGATCCGCCGCCTCTGCACCCACTGCAAGCACCTGACCAAGCCCACCGAAGAGATGGCCGACTTCCTCGCGATGCACAGCTTCGACGCCGACGAGGTCTGGTCCCCCAAGGGCTGCGACCGCTGCCGCAACTGCGGCTACTCCGGGCGCGTGGGCATTTACGAGCTCCTCACCGTCGACGACCAGCTCCGCGACATCATCGCCCGCAACCCCAACGTCGCCGAGTTCCGCCGCCTCTGCATCGAACGCGGCATGGTCACCCTGAGAGCCGACGGCATGCGCAAGGTCGCCAAGGGCCTCACCACCGTGAGCGAAGTCCTCCGCGTCACCGAGGCGGTGCACTAG
- a CDS encoding TetR/AcrR family transcriptional regulator, whose protein sequence is MSRLPAEKRREQLLDCAADLFAKSGYARATTAELAKAAGVTEPIIYRHFNSKRDLFIALIERTAKATLDHWEQRLADASDPAERLRRLIGDNPMVSSEGAAPYRVLLQAITEVNDPEINKAVSDHFKNLHAFLARELKRAQDERKVMRVFSADLIAWTLIHVGLGYGVLVAMGVPGAGEDAEGHHVQGMLERLIVGRHED, encoded by the coding sequence ATGAGCCGACTGCCTGCGGAGAAACGACGGGAGCAGCTACTGGACTGCGCGGCGGACCTGTTCGCCAAGAGCGGGTACGCGCGGGCGACGACGGCGGAGCTGGCCAAGGCGGCCGGCGTGACCGAGCCGATCATCTACCGGCACTTCAACAGCAAGCGGGACCTGTTCATCGCGCTGATCGAGCGGACGGCGAAGGCGACGCTGGACCACTGGGAGCAGCGGCTGGCCGACGCGAGCGACCCGGCGGAACGTCTGCGGAGGCTGATCGGCGACAACCCGATGGTGAGCAGCGAGGGCGCGGCGCCGTACCGCGTGCTGCTGCAGGCGATCACCGAGGTGAACGACCCGGAGATCAACAAGGCGGTGTCGGACCACTTCAAGAACCTGCACGCGTTCCTGGCGCGGGAGCTCAAGCGGGCGCAGGACGAGCGGAAGGTGATGAGGGTGTTCTCGGCGGACCTGATCGCGTGGACCCTGATCCACGTGGGGCTGGGCTACGGCGTGCTGGTGGCGATGGGCGTGCCGGGCGCGGGCGAGGACGCCGAGGGGCATCACGTGCAGGGCATGCTGGAGCGGTTGATTGTGGGGCGGCACGAGGATTGA
- a CDS encoding MBL fold metallo-hydrolase, whose amino-acid sequence MRFVFLGTGTSSGIPAIGCECATCTSADPRDNRLRTCAAVEWTDAKGQERVVLLDCGPDLRQQALRRGMKRCDAILFTHNHVDHVFGLDEVRRFNVLQHGPIDIYAEPHTLEHLQRVYKHIFEAHRNVNDSFVATLLAHRIDESTVAGGRGIDVFGLRVTPIRLLHGKLPVLGFRIDPPAGVESSVFPLAYCTDVSGIPPESWARLEGVKTLVLDALRHRHHPTHFTVGQAVGVAHRVGAERTWFIHMTHDLKHAETDAELPEGVSLAWDGLVLE is encoded by the coding sequence ATGCGTTTCGTGTTCCTGGGAACGGGTACGTCCTCTGGCATCCCTGCGATCGGGTGCGAGTGCGCGACGTGCACGAGCGCGGACCCCCGGGACAACCGGCTGCGGACGTGCGCGGCCGTGGAGTGGACGGACGCGAAGGGGCAGGAGCGGGTGGTGCTGCTGGACTGCGGTCCAGACCTGCGGCAGCAGGCGCTGCGGCGGGGGATGAAGCGGTGCGACGCCATCCTGTTCACGCACAACCACGTGGATCACGTGTTCGGGCTGGACGAGGTGCGGCGGTTCAACGTGCTGCAGCACGGGCCGATCGATATCTATGCCGAGCCGCACACGCTGGAGCACCTGCAGCGGGTTTACAAGCACATCTTCGAGGCGCACCGGAACGTGAACGACTCGTTCGTGGCGACGCTGCTTGCGCACCGGATCGACGAGTCGACGGTGGCGGGCGGGCGGGGGATCGATGTGTTCGGGCTGCGGGTCACGCCGATCCGGCTGCTGCATGGCAAGCTGCCGGTGCTGGGGTTCCGCATTGATCCTCCCGCGGGGGTTGAGAGCTCCGTGTTTCCGCTGGCGTACTGCACGGATGTGTCGGGGATCCCGCCGGAGAGCTGGGCGCGGCTGGAGGGTGTGAAGACGCTGGTCCTTGATGCGCTGCGGCACCGGCACCACCCCACGCACTTCACGGTGGGGCAGGCGGTAGGCGTGGCGCACCGCGTCGGTGCGGAGCGGACGTGGTTCATCCACATGACGCACGACCTCAAGCACGCGGAGACGGACGCGGAGCTGCCGGAGGGGGTCTCGTTGGCGTGGGATGGGTTGGTGCTGGAGTGA
- the pilM gene encoding pilus assembly protein PilM: protein MAFNVPKFSSLSKLGNVLSSSVGETLGINTTHALPIAIEFGTAALKILQVQQGEPPSLVAAACLETPLDLLRDQSRRLKFQLEGLPRLLRSGGFKGKRAVCAIPAWAIHCKHLSLQRVEGQSTAALVNAALPGAFNLDPATIVHRFTEVPAPDRPGKAEVIVTAVSFELVQQLMGAIAACKLQPVGMHSEFAAVLRTFDHVHKRETDSAINTLYLDIGNATTNVMISHGKDLAFARAIQLGGRHFDETIAKQLKCDLAEAGRRRMEADELVRTIHRPATVAAPAPALVGAGAHAEPFKRSDERGLQPLATGFTTDLAAQPRAAFAPAAADLSEPLESLTDEVLMCVRYHESQFPGKRVERAIFVGGEARHKGLCQAIAKALRLPAQMADPLARVARTGSEPALGVDLKQPQPGWAVTLGLCLSPTDL from the coding sequence ATGGCGTTCAACGTCCCCAAGTTCAGCTCGCTCTCCAAGCTGGGCAACGTCCTCTCCTCCTCCGTGGGCGAGACGCTCGGCATCAACACCACCCACGCCCTCCCCATCGCCATCGAGTTCGGCACCGCCGCCCTCAAGATCCTCCAGGTGCAGCAGGGCGAGCCCCCCTCGCTCGTCGCCGCGGCCTGCCTCGAAACACCCCTCGACCTCCTCCGCGACCAGTCCCGCCGCCTCAAGTTCCAGCTCGAAGGCCTCCCGCGCCTCCTCCGCTCCGGCGGCTTCAAGGGCAAGCGCGCCGTGTGCGCCATCCCCGCCTGGGCCATCCACTGCAAGCACCTCTCGCTGCAGCGCGTCGAGGGCCAGTCCACGGCCGCGCTCGTGAACGCCGCGCTCCCTGGCGCCTTCAACCTGGACCCCGCGACGATCGTGCACCGCTTCACCGAAGTCCCCGCGCCCGACCGCCCCGGCAAGGCCGAGGTCATCGTCACCGCCGTCTCCTTCGAGCTCGTGCAGCAGCTCATGGGCGCGATCGCCGCCTGCAAGCTCCAGCCCGTCGGCATGCACAGCGAGTTCGCCGCCGTGCTCCGCACCTTCGATCATGTCCACAAGCGCGAGACCGACTCCGCCATCAACACCCTCTACCTCGACATCGGCAACGCCACCACCAACGTCATGATCTCGCACGGCAAGGACCTCGCCTTCGCCCGCGCCATCCAGCTCGGCGGCCGCCACTTCGACGAGACCATCGCCAAGCAGCTCAAGTGCGACCTCGCGGAGGCCGGCCGCCGCCGCATGGAGGCCGACGAGCTCGTCCGCACCATCCACCGCCCCGCCACCGTCGCGGCACCCGCTCCCGCGCTCGTCGGCGCGGGCGCGCACGCCGAGCCTTTCAAGCGCTCCGACGAACGCGGCCTGCAGCCCCTCGCCACCGGCTTCACCACCGACCTCGCCGCCCAGCCCCGCGCCGCCTTCGCCCCCGCCGCCGCCGACCTCAGCGAGCCCCTCGAGAGCCTCACCGACGAGGTTCTGATGTGCGTCCGCTACCACGAGAGCCAGTTTCCCGGCAAGCGCGTAGAACGCGCGATCTTCGTCGGCGGCGAGGCCCGCCACAAGGGCCTCTGCCAGGCCATTGCCAAGGCCCTCCGCCTGCCCGCGCAGATGGCCGACCCCCTCGCCCGCGTCGCCCGCACCGGCAGTGAGCCGGCGCTCGGCGTTGACCTCAAGCAGCCCCAGCCCGGCTGGGCCGTCACCCTCGGCCTCTGCCTCTCCCCCACCGACCTCTAA
- the pilO gene encoding type 4a pilus biogenesis protein PilO, producing MNTHLRALLIAAVVGMPIASYFFVFKPLNNEIQTQKLEVEHKEQLLVKLQEETARNADLERSNAEIQNSIKVIEARLPSSKEVDDVVRKVSDLAETYNLQAPAMKTLRPIQTALYMEQPIEIEVSGDFLGFFTFLASVEKLPRITRVHDLKISGNPKDGVELKAEFTLSIYFQDEAQLAQGGSK from the coding sequence TTGAACACCCACCTCCGCGCCCTGCTCATCGCCGCCGTGGTCGGCATGCCCATCGCCAGCTACTTCTTCGTCTTCAAGCCCCTCAACAACGAAATCCAGACCCAGAAGCTGGAGGTCGAGCACAAGGAGCAGCTCCTGGTAAAGCTCCAGGAAGAGACCGCCCGCAACGCCGACCTCGAGCGCAGCAACGCCGAGATCCAGAACAGCATCAAGGTCATCGAGGCCCGCCTGCCCTCCAGCAAGGAGGTCGACGACGTCGTCCGCAAGGTCTCCGACCTCGCCGAGACGTACAACCTGCAGGCCCCGGCAATGAAGACGCTCCGCCCCATCCAGACCGCGCTCTACATGGAGCAGCCCATCGAGATCGAGGTCAGCGGCGACTTCCTCGGCTTCTTCACCTTCCTCGCGAGCGTTGAGAAGCTCCCCCGCATCACCCGCGTGCACGACCTGAAGATCTCGGGCAATCCCAAGGACGGCGTCGAGCTCAAGGCCGAGTTCACCCTCAGCATCTACTTCCAGGACGAGGCCCAGCTGGCCCAGGGAGGTTCCAAGTGA
- the yidD gene encoding membrane protein insertion efficiency factor YidD — MGCPGCQKEASPPGVDLPGRASVWSIPFELLIRLYQITLSRFLGGQCRYWPTCSHYGLKAYRSHGVVRGTWLTARRVLRCHPFAKGGYDPVPPVSGD, encoded by the coding sequence ATGGGCTGTCCCGGGTGTCAGAAGGAAGCGTCGCCCCCGGGAGTCGATCTGCCCGGGCGTGCGAGCGTGTGGTCGATCCCGTTTGAGCTGCTGATCCGGCTGTACCAGATCACGCTCTCGCGGTTCCTTGGCGGGCAGTGCCGGTACTGGCCGACGTGCTCGCACTATGGGCTGAAAGCTTACCGGTCGCACGGTGTGGTGCGCGGGACGTGGCTGACGGCGCGGCGGGTGCTGCGCTGCCACCCTTTCGCCAAGGGGGGTTACGACCCGGTGCCTCCTGTAAGTGGCGATTGA
- the rnpA gene encoding ribonuclease P protein component, with translation MIVALRFGVAQTFPRSRRLTHDNEYAAVYGARVKRTLGPLTMFTLPNALPHPRLGLSIRKFGLATTRNRLKRHLREAFRLAQGELPRHEGGSYDLVVTARDHEELPLEEYRRLLVDLGGSLDREWRRRRG, from the coding sequence ATGATCGTGGCACTACGCTTCGGAGTGGCCCAGACGTTCCCGAGGTCCCGCCGGCTGACGCACGACAACGAGTACGCGGCGGTGTACGGCGCGCGGGTGAAGCGGACGCTGGGGCCGCTGACGATGTTCACTTTGCCCAACGCGTTGCCGCACCCGCGGTTAGGGCTGTCGATCCGCAAGTTCGGGCTGGCGACGACGCGGAATCGGCTGAAGCGGCACCTGCGGGAGGCGTTTCGGCTGGCGCAGGGGGAGCTGCCGCGGCATGAGGGCGGTAGCTATGACCTGGTGGTGACGGCGCGGGACCATGAGGAGCTGCCGCTGGAGGAGTACCGGCGGCTGCTGGTGGATCTGGGGGGGAGTTTGGATCGCGAGTGGCGGCGGAGGCGGGGGTGA